From Rhizobium sp. NZLR1, a single genomic window includes:
- a CDS encoding type II toxin-antitoxin system ParD family antitoxin, with product MGEAAEVTVTLEPRLEEYVRDDVARGAYKSSSDYIESVLRERYDDDQRVHELEDELQKGIDDLEAGQVMSLDETFDSVYAELGLDKLRAR from the coding sequence ATGGGCGAAGCCGCAGAAGTTACCGTTACTCTCGAGCCTCGTCTCGAAGAATATGTGCGCGACGATGTCGCCCGCGGCGCCTATAAATCGAGTAGCGACTATATCGAAAGTGTGCTCCGCGAGCGCTACGATGATGATCAACGCGTTCACGAACTGGAAGACGAGTTACAGAAGGGCATCGACGATCTGGAAGCGGGACAAGTCATGTCCCTCGACGAGACGTTCGACAGTGTCTACGCGGAACTTGGTCTGGACAAGCTCCGCGCTCGGTGA
- a CDS encoding methyltransferase domain-containing protein translates to MESIFDRALIAAHRHRALANNDPKAAFLLDIAAEEMAERLAVVERTFETAVELHGATGAAARAALATGKIGTMMRVESERAYASPGETLIEAPLEDVPLQPQSANLILAPLSLHLTNDTPGVFIQIRRALKPDGLFLAAIPGASTLQELRDVLLAAEVEMTGGASPRVIPFADVRDVGSLLQRAGFALPVIDAENYTVRYDSLFPLMRDLRAMGMSNPLAARGRVPLTRAFFLRAAEIYAERYSDPDGRIRATFSIIYVSGWAPHESQQKPLRPGSAKARLADALKVDEHKLSQ, encoded by the coding sequence ATGGAATCGATCTTCGACAGAGCCCTGATCGCCGCACATCGTCATCGCGCGCTCGCCAATAACGACCCGAAAGCCGCCTTCCTGCTCGACATTGCCGCTGAGGAAATGGCGGAAAGGCTTGCTGTTGTCGAGCGGACCTTCGAGACCGCCGTCGAACTGCATGGCGCAACTGGAGCCGCCGCCCGTGCCGCGCTGGCGACCGGCAAGATCGGCACGATGATGCGCGTCGAGAGCGAGAGGGCCTATGCGAGCCCAGGCGAAACCTTGATCGAGGCGCCGCTTGAGGACGTGCCGCTCCAGCCGCAATCGGCCAATCTCATCCTTGCTCCGCTCAGCTTGCATCTGACCAACGATACGCCAGGCGTCTTCATCCAGATCCGTCGCGCTCTAAAGCCGGACGGCCTGTTCCTGGCGGCTATCCCCGGTGCCAGCACGCTGCAGGAACTGCGCGACGTGCTGCTGGCCGCCGAGGTCGAGATGACAGGCGGCGCAAGCCCGCGTGTCATCCCCTTCGCCGATGTGCGCGATGTCGGCAGCCTCTTGCAGCGCGCCGGTTTCGCGCTGCCGGTGATCGACGCGGAAAACTACACGGTACGATATGATTCGCTATTTCCGCTGATGCGGGATCTGAGAGCCATGGGCATGAGCAATCCGCTTGCAGCCAGGGGCCGGGTGCCGCTGACGCGCGCCTTCTTCCTGCGTGCAGCCGAGATCTATGCCGAGCGCTATTCCGATCCCGACGGGCGCATCCGCGCGACCTTCTCTATCATCTATGTCTCGGGATGGGCGCCGCACGAGAGCCAGCAAAAGCCGCTGAGGCCGGGTTCAGCCAAGGCACGCCTTGCCGATGCGCTGAAGGTGGACGAGCACAAGCTCAGCCAGTGA
- the mutT gene encoding 8-oxo-dGTP diphosphatase MutT produces MSDAGRKILLVVACALIDADGRILLAQRPEGKSLAGLWEFPGGKVEPGETPEETLVRELEEELGINTKIACLAPLTFASHSYETFHLLMPLYICRRYEGIPQGREGQALKWVRPQALRDYPMPPADEPLIPMLQDLL; encoded by the coding sequence ATGAGCGATGCCGGCCGGAAGATATTGCTGGTCGTCGCCTGTGCGCTGATCGATGCCGATGGGCGTATCCTATTGGCACAGCGCCCCGAGGGAAAGTCGCTTGCCGGGTTGTGGGAGTTTCCCGGCGGCAAGGTCGAGCCCGGCGAGACGCCGGAGGAAACGTTGGTGCGGGAGCTCGAAGAGGAGCTCGGCATCAACACCAAGATCGCCTGCCTGGCACCGCTGACTTTCGCCAGCCACTCTTACGAAACCTTCCACCTTTTGATGCCGCTTTATATCTGCCGGCGTTACGAGGGCATTCCCCAGGGCCGCGAGGGTCAAGCACTGAAATGGGTGCGTCCGCAGGCGCTACGCGATTACCCGATGCCGCCGGCCGACGAGCCGCTCATCCCGATGCTGCAGGATTTACTTTAA
- a CDS encoding GNAT family N-acetyltransferase — protein sequence MATIGADRSLVQASISSHNLPLVRRLEAVGFRAWPAASVQYDGSWQVRLTAGHPSNRLNSIVPLDPSDHRDVEIRLEKASRKFEAYGRAAVIRQTPLASPVLIELLRAQSWTRFDETVVMTCDLAEAELPDTLDHLPTHDIGRFVDANLAVDRAPLNLKPALAEIISAIKPPSGLFMIENAADGPLATVLCVQDNDLAGIMSLSVSETRRREGLGTEILTSALRWARMRSARSAWLQVKLSNRPAIALYERLGFRDAYHYCYWQQEPR from the coding sequence ATGGCGACTATCGGAGCTGATCGTTCTTTGGTGCAGGCATCCATCTCTTCACACAATCTGCCGCTGGTGCGCAGGCTGGAGGCCGTCGGCTTCCGGGCCTGGCCGGCGGCGTCCGTGCAATATGACGGCAGCTGGCAGGTGCGGCTGACGGCCGGCCATCCGTCCAACCGGCTGAATTCGATCGTGCCGCTCGATCCCTCGGACCATCGCGATGTCGAAATCCGCCTGGAAAAGGCGAGCCGGAAGTTCGAGGCCTATGGCCGCGCCGCCGTCATCCGCCAGACGCCGCTTGCTTCGCCGGTGCTGATCGAGCTTCTGCGCGCGCAGAGCTGGACGCGGTTCGACGAGACGGTGGTGATGACCTGCGACCTTGCCGAGGCCGAGCTGCCGGATACGCTCGATCACCTGCCGACCCATGATATCGGCCGGTTCGTCGACGCCAACCTCGCCGTCGACCGGGCGCCACTGAACTTGAAGCCGGCGCTTGCCGAGATCATTTCGGCGATCAAGCCGCCGTCCGGCCTGTTCATGATCGAGAATGCGGCGGACGGCCCGCTGGCGACCGTGCTCTGCGTTCAGGACAACGACCTTGCCGGCATCATGTCGCTTTCGGTCTCCGAAACGCGGCGGCGCGAGGGACTGGGCACCGAGATCCTGACCTCGGCGCTGCGCTGGGCGCGCATGCGCAGCGCCCGATCGGCCTGGCTGCAGGTGAAGTTGTCCAACCGTCCGGCCATCGCACTCTATGAACGCCTCGGTTTTCGCGACGCTTATCATTATTGCTATTGGCAGCAGGAGCCGCGATGA
- a CDS encoding carbon-nitrogen hydrolase family protein — translation MSFKAAAVQMCSGVDPVKNAATMARLVREAAAQGATYVQTPEMTGMLQRDRAAARAVLADETHDIIVKTGSELARELGIHMHVGSTAIALADGKIANRGFLFGPDGRILNRYDKIHMFDVDLDNGESWRESAAYTAGSEARVLSLPFAEVGFAICYDVRFPALFRAQAVAGAEVMTVPAAFTKQTGEAHWEILLRARAIENGVFVIAAAQAGRHEDGRETFGHSMIVDPWGTVLASAGATGEAVIIADIDPGAVKAAHDKIPNLRNGREFSVEKIAGAVAGGVAA, via the coding sequence ATGAGTTTCAAGGCTGCCGCCGTCCAGATGTGCTCCGGGGTTGATCCGGTGAAGAATGCCGCCACCATGGCACGGCTGGTGCGCGAGGCCGCCGCCCAAGGCGCGACCTATGTGCAGACGCCTGAGATGACCGGCATGCTGCAGCGTGACCGCGCGGCGGCGCGTGCGGTGCTCGCAGACGAGACGCATGACATCATCGTCAAAACCGGCTCCGAGCTCGCCCGGGAACTCGGCATCCACATGCATGTCGGCTCGACGGCGATTGCGCTAGCCGACGGCAAGATCGCCAATCGCGGTTTCCTGTTTGGCCCCGACGGCAGGATCCTCAATCGCTACGACAAGATCCACATGTTCGACGTCGACCTCGACAATGGCGAGAGTTGGCGGGAAAGTGCCGCCTATACGGCTGGCTCGGAGGCGCGCGTCCTGTCGCTGCCCTTTGCCGAAGTGGGCTTTGCGATCTGCTACGATGTGCGCTTTCCAGCACTCTTCCGCGCCCAGGCGGTTGCCGGCGCCGAGGTGATGACAGTTCCCGCCGCCTTTACCAAGCAGACCGGCGAAGCGCATTGGGAGATACTGCTCAGGGCACGCGCGATCGAGAACGGTGTCTTTGTCATCGCCGCCGCGCAGGCCGGCCGGCACGAGGATGGGCGCGAGACCTTCGGCCATTCGATGATCGTCGATCCCTGGGGCACGGTGCTGGCGTCGGCCGGCGCCACAGGGGAGGCGGTCATCATCGCCGACATCGATCCCGGCGCGGTCAAGGCTGCGCATGACAAGATCCCGAACCTGAGGAACGGCCGGGAGTTCTCGGTCGAGAAGATTGCGGGAGCAGTCGCCGGAGGCGTCGCCGCTTGA
- a CDS encoding ComF family protein, which produces MRPIDGKTRTEFLRAQLLRPFSVLADFLYPPACSVCGISTGGHRGLCAKCWSGIRFIERPYCEVLGIPFSHDLGAGILSAEAIAHPPPFDRLRSAATHDHAVRDLVHGLKYRDRTDLAPMMAAWMLRASEGTVESCDALIPVPLHRTRMLARKFNQAAELARHMARLSGKPLLAATLVRVKRTSQQVGLGAKAREDNVRGAFAIAKGCENDIFGKRIVLVDDVYTTGATVAAASQTLRKAGAAEITVLTFARALSEPI; this is translated from the coding sequence ATGAGGCCGATCGATGGCAAAACACGGACGGAGTTCTTGCGGGCGCAGCTTTTGCGGCCGTTTTCCGTGCTTGCAGATTTTCTCTATCCCCCGGCCTGTTCCGTCTGCGGCATTTCGACCGGCGGCCATCGCGGGCTGTGTGCGAAGTGCTGGTCCGGCATCCGCTTCATCGAACGGCCCTATTGCGAGGTGCTCGGCATTCCCTTCTCGCATGATCTCGGCGCCGGCATCCTCAGCGCCGAGGCGATTGCTCACCCGCCGCCCTTCGATCGGTTGCGGTCGGCTGCGACCCACGACCATGCGGTTCGCGATCTCGTGCATGGGTTGAAATATCGCGACCGCACCGATCTGGCACCGATGATGGCTGCCTGGATGCTGCGCGCTTCCGAAGGGACGGTCGAAAGCTGCGATGCGCTGATCCCGGTGCCGCTGCACCGCACCCGTATGCTGGCGCGCAAATTCAACCAGGCAGCCGAACTTGCCCGCCATATGGCGAGGCTCTCGGGTAAGCCGCTTCTTGCCGCCACACTTGTGCGCGTCAAGCGCACCAGCCAGCAGGTTGGCCTTGGCGCGAAGGCGCGCGAAGATAATGTCAGGGGCGCTTTCGCGATTGCCAAAGGTTGCGAAAACGACATTTTCGGCAAGCGCATCGTCCTCGTCGACGACGTCTATACAACAGGGGCGACGGTGGCTGCGGCAAGCCAGACGCTGCGCAAGGCGGGCGCGGCCGAGATAACGGTTTTGACCTTTGCAAGGGCATTGTCCGAGCCTATATGA
- the secA gene encoding preprotein translocase subunit SecA, with the protein MVSFGGLARKLFGSSNDRRVRSFQPNVTAINSIEEKTKALTDEQLTAKTVEFRALLAEGKTLDDILIPAFAVVREASRRVLGLRPFDVQLVGGMILHSNAIAEMKTGEGKTLVATLPVYLNALSGKGVHVVTVNDYLAQRDAATMGRVYSFLGMTTGVIVHGLSDEERHAAYACDITYATNNELGFDYLRDNMKYEKNQMVQRGHNFAIVDEVDSILVDEARTPLIISGPLDDRSELYNTIDAYIPMLVPSDYEIDEKQRSANFSEEGTEKLENLLRQAGLLKGNALYDIENVAIVHHVNNALKAHKLFQRDKDYIVRNDEVVIIDEFTGRMMPGRRYSEGQHQALEAKERVQIQPENQTLASITFQNYFRMYAKLAGMTGTAQTEAEEFANIYNLDVIEVPTNLPIQRLDEDDEVYRTFDEKFKAIIEEILDAHNRGQPVLVGTTSIEKSELLAERLRNQGFDDFKVLNARYHEQEAYIVAQAGVPGAITIATNMAGRGTDIQLGGNLDMRIERELGEVEAGPERDARIQAIVEEIKELKQKALAAGGLYVIATERHESRRIDNQLRGRSGRQGDPGRSKFYLSLQDDLMRIFGSDRMDSMLTKLGLKEGEAIVHPWINKALERAQKKVEARNFDIRKNLLKYDDVLNDQRKVIFEQRLELMESTNISETVSDMRREVIEDLVEKHIPERAYAEQWDAAGLKTGALNILNLDLPVEDWVKEEGIGEDDIRERLTEATNAAFTEKAERFGDDIMHYVERSVVMQTLDHLWREHIVNLDHLRSVIGFRGYAQRDPLQEYKSEAFELFTALLNNLREAVTAQLMRVELVQQAPVEPEPPLMQAHHLDPTTGEDDFAPAIYQASEVLVSPENRNPDDPATWGKVGRNETCPCGSGKKYKHCHGAFEQV; encoded by the coding sequence ATGGTCAGCTTTGGCGGTCTAGCCCGCAAGTTGTTTGGATCTTCCAATGACCGCCGCGTGCGGTCTTTCCAGCCGAACGTCACTGCCATCAACTCTATCGAAGAGAAGACCAAGGCCCTGACGGACGAGCAGCTCACGGCAAAGACCGTAGAGTTTCGTGCGCTGCTTGCCGAGGGCAAGACGCTCGACGACATTCTGATCCCGGCCTTTGCCGTCGTGCGCGAAGCCTCGCGCCGCGTTCTCGGCCTGCGGCCTTTTGATGTACAGCTGGTCGGCGGCATGATCCTGCATTCGAATGCGATCGCCGAAATGAAGACCGGCGAAGGCAAGACCCTCGTCGCCACCCTGCCGGTCTATCTGAACGCGCTTTCCGGCAAGGGCGTGCACGTCGTCACCGTCAACGATTACCTCGCCCAGCGCGATGCCGCGACCATGGGCCGCGTCTACAGCTTCCTCGGCATGACCACCGGCGTCATCGTCCACGGCCTCTCCGACGAGGAACGTCACGCGGCCTATGCCTGCGACATCACTTACGCCACCAACAACGAACTCGGCTTCGATTATCTGCGCGATAACATGAAGTACGAGAAGAACCAGATGGTCCAGCGCGGCCACAACTTCGCGATCGTCGACGAAGTGGACTCGATCCTCGTCGACGAGGCGCGCACGCCGCTGATCATCTCCGGTCCGCTCGACGACCGCTCCGAACTCTATAATACGATCGACGCCTACATTCCGATGCTGGTGCCTAGCGATTACGAGATCGACGAGAAGCAGCGCTCGGCCAACTTCTCCGAAGAGGGCACCGAGAAGCTGGAAAACCTGCTTCGTCAGGCCGGCCTCTTGAAGGGCAACGCACTCTACGACATCGAGAACGTCGCGATCGTCCACCACGTCAACAACGCGCTGAAGGCCCACAAGCTGTTCCAGCGCGATAAGGACTATATCGTCCGCAACGACGAAGTCGTCATCATCGACGAGTTCACCGGCCGCATGATGCCGGGCCGCCGCTATTCGGAAGGTCAGCACCAGGCGCTCGAAGCCAAGGAAAGGGTGCAGATCCAGCCGGAAAACCAGACGCTGGCGTCGATCACCTTCCAGAACTATTTCCGCATGTACGCCAAGCTCGCCGGCATGACCGGCACGGCGCAGACGGAAGCGGAAGAATTCGCCAACATCTATAATCTCGATGTCATCGAGGTTCCGACCAACCTGCCGATCCAGCGCCTCGACGAAGACGACGAGGTTTACCGGACCTTTGACGAGAAGTTCAAGGCGATCATCGAGGAGATCCTCGACGCCCACAACCGCGGTCAGCCGGTGCTGGTCGGTACCACGTCGATCGAAAAATCCGAACTGCTCGCAGAGCGCCTGCGCAATCAGGGCTTCGACGACTTCAAGGTGCTGAACGCCCGCTATCACGAGCAGGAAGCCTATATCGTCGCCCAGGCCGGCGTGCCCGGTGCCATCACGATCGCCACCAATATGGCCGGCCGCGGCACCGATATTCAGCTCGGCGGCAACCTCGACATGCGCATCGAGCGCGAACTCGGCGAAGTCGAAGCCGGTCCGGAGCGTGACGCCCGGATCCAGGCAATCGTCGAGGAAATCAAGGAACTCAAACAGAAGGCGCTCGCCGCCGGCGGTCTCTACGTCATCGCCACCGAACGCCATGAAAGCCGCCGCATCGACAACCAGCTGCGCGGCCGCTCCGGCCGTCAGGGCGACCCCGGCCGCTCGAAATTCTACCTCTCGCTTCAGGACGACCTGATGCGCATCTTCGGCTCCGACCGCATGGACAGCATGCTGACGAAGCTCGGGCTCAAGGAGGGCGAGGCGATCGTCCATCCGTGGATCAACAAGGCCCTGGAGCGCGCCCAGAAGAAGGTCGAAGCCCGCAACTTCGATATCCGCAAGAACCTGTTGAAGTACGACGACGTTCTCAACGATCAGCGCAAGGTGATCTTCGAGCAGCGCCTCGAACTGATGGAATCGACCAATATTTCCGAAACCGTTTCCGACATGCGTCGTGAGGTGATCGAGGATCTGGTCGAAAAGCACATCCCCGAGCGCGCTTATGCCGAGCAATGGGATGCCGCCGGCCTGAAGACCGGTGCTTTGAACATCCTCAATCTCGACCTGCCGGTTGAGGATTGGGTGAAGGAAGAAGGCATTGGCGAAGACGATATCCGCGAGCGCCTGACGGAAGCCACCAACGCCGCCTTCACAGAAAAGGCCGAGCGTTTCGGCGACGACATCATGCATTATGTCGAACGCTCGGTGGTCATGCAGACGCTCGATCATCTCTGGCGCGAGCACATCGTCAATCTCGACCATCTGCGCTCCGTCATCGGCTTCCGCGGCTATGCCCAGCGCGATCCGCTGCAGGAATACAAGTCGGAAGCCTTCGAGCTGTTCACCGCGCTGCTGAACAATCTGCGCGAGGCGGTGACCGCGCAGCTGATGCGCGTCGAGCTGGTGCAGCAGGCCCCTGTCGAGCCCGAACCGCCGTTGATGCAGGCCCACCACCTGGATCCGACGACCGGCGAGGACGATTTCGCCCCGGCGATCTACCAGGCATCGGAAGTCCTCGTTTCTCCCGAGAACCGCAATCCTGATGACCCGGCCACCTGGGGCAAAGTCGGCCGCAACGAGACCTGCCCCTGCGGTTCCGGCAAGAAATACAAGCATTGCCACGGCGCCTTCGAACAGGTCTGA
- a CDS encoding DUF1178 family protein — protein sequence MIRYSLTCDNAHEFEGWFSESADFDRQVATGFLTCPVCHSAAVSKLLMAPSVSTARKKDERQTLAMDALRQEALQKLKEAVAAVKANSEDVGTQFPEEARKIHYGEADARGIIGQATVDEAQALLEEGIEIAAIPVLPEDVN from the coding sequence TTGATCCGCTATTCCCTCACTTGCGACAATGCCCATGAATTCGAAGGCTGGTTTTCGGAAAGTGCCGATTTCGATCGCCAGGTCGCGACCGGTTTCCTGACCTGTCCGGTCTGTCATTCCGCCGCCGTCTCCAAGCTCCTGATGGCGCCCTCGGTGTCGACGGCGCGGAAGAAGGACGAGAGGCAGACGCTGGCGATGGATGCCCTGCGTCAGGAGGCGCTGCAAAAGCTCAAAGAGGCGGTCGCCGCGGTCAAGGCCAATTCCGAGGACGTCGGCACGCAGTTTCCCGAGGAAGCCCGCAAGATCCATTATGGCGAGGCGGATGCCCGCGGCATCATCGGCCAGGCGACGGTCGACGAGGCGCAGGCGCTTCTCGAAGAGGGCATCGAGATCGCCGCCATTCCCGTTTTGCCTGAAGATGTGAATTAA
- the argJ gene encoding bifunctional glutamate N-acetyltransferase/amino-acid acetyltransferase ArgJ encodes MSGSVSPLAPKSFVSMPPLRGVRMATASAGIKYKDRTDVLMMVFDKPAAVAGVFTRSKCPSAPVDFCRANLPHGSARAVVVNSGNANAFTGLKGRQATALTAKSAAAAVGCAENEVYLASTGVIGEPLDATKFSGVLERMQVEATGDFWFEAAKAIMTTDTYPKVSTRSAEIGGVVVTINGIAKGAGMIAPDMATMLSFVVTDADIAPEALQVLLSDGVGPTFNSMTVDSDTSTSDTLMLFATGAAAKDGQARIESADDPRLAAFRAALNDVLKDLSLQVVRDGEGATKMLEITVTGAESDAAAKRIGLSIANSPLVKTAAAGEDANWGRIVMAVGKSGEMADRDRLAIWFGDIRVAVNGERDPDYSEEAASKVMKAQDIPVKVDIGLGTGSATVWTCDLTKEYVAINGDYRS; translated from the coding sequence ATGTCCGGTTCCGTCTCTCCGCTCGCTCCGAAATCCTTCGTCTCGATGCCGCCGCTGCGCGGCGTGCGCATGGCGACGGCTTCCGCCGGCATCAAGTACAAGGACCGCACCGACGTGCTGATGATGGTCTTTGACAAGCCGGCGGCCGTTGCGGGCGTCTTCACCCGTTCGAAGTGCCCGTCGGCGCCGGTCGATTTCTGCCGGGCCAATCTGCCGCATGGCAGTGCCCGCGCCGTCGTCGTCAATTCCGGCAATGCCAATGCCTTCACCGGCCTGAAGGGCCGCCAGGCGACCGCACTGACGGCGAAGTCGGCTGCCGCTGCAGTCGGCTGCGCCGAAAACGAAGTCTATCTGGCCTCGACCGGCGTCATCGGCGAGCCGCTCGACGCCACCAAATTCTCAGGCGTTCTGGAGCGGATGCAGGTCGAAGCGACCGGCGATTTCTGGTTCGAGGCCGCCAAGGCGATCATGACGACCGACACCTATCCAAAAGTTTCGACCCGCAGCGCCGAGATCGGCGGCGTCGTCGTGACGATCAACGGCATTGCCAAGGGCGCCGGCATGATCGCGCCCGATATGGCGACGATGCTTTCCTTCGTCGTCACCGATGCCGACATCGCGCCCGAGGCGCTGCAAGTGCTTCTGTCCGATGGCGTCGGCCCGACCTTCAATTCCATGACCGTCGACAGCGACACTTCCACCTCCGACACGCTGATGCTGTTTGCGACGGGTGCTGCGGCCAAGGACGGCCAGGCCCGTATCGAAAGTGCCGACGACCCGCGCCTTGCAGCATTCCGGGCCGCACTCAACGACGTGCTGAAGGATCTGTCGCTGCAGGTGGTGCGGGACGGCGAGGGCGCCACCAAGATGCTCGAAATCACCGTGACGGGCGCCGAGAGCGATGCCGCAGCCAAGCGCATCGGACTGTCGATCGCCAATTCGCCGCTGGTCAAGACGGCGGCCGCCGGCGAAGACGCCAATTGGGGCCGCATCGTCATGGCGGTCGGCAAATCGGGCGAGATGGCCGACCGCGACCGGCTGGCCATCTGGTTCGGCGACATCAGGGTCGCGGTCAATGGCGAGCGCGATCCCGATTATTCCGAGGAGGCCGCCTCGAAGGTCATGAAGGCGCAGGATATCCCCGTCAAAGTTGACATTGGACTCGGCACTGGTTCGGCAACCGTCTGGACCTGCGACCTCACCAAGGAATATGTTGCGATCAATGGCGACTATCGGAGCTGA
- a CDS encoding Flp family type IVb pilin, with amino-acid sequence MHLLKAFLADNRGATAIEYGLIAALICGALVSGLGFFTGALQNVFNVINNGMITN; translated from the coding sequence ATGCATCTTTTGAAAGCATTTCTTGCAGATAACAGAGGTGCGACGGCCATCGAGTACGGTCTGATCGCCGCGCTCATTTGCGGCGCTCTCGTCTCGGGTCTCGGGTTCTTCACCGGCGCCCTTCAGAATGTCTTCAACGTGATCAACAACGGTATGATCACAAATTGA
- a CDS encoding peptidylprolyl isomerase, producing MLSTNKLAVLAFATFVALQAPAYADDAVIAKVGTLEIHQSELDLAVANLDPQLAQLPDDQKKVAALSAAIDVKLLAADAAAEKLDQTDEFKKRMQYLTDRELHNAYFKKHVVDIVTPEEVKARYDKEVAALPKQEEVHARHILVKTEDEAKDIIKQLDAGKDFAELAKEKSTDPNKSEGGDLGYFSRGRMVKEFEDAAFALEKGTYSKTPVKTDFGYHVIKVEDKRDAAPPPFEQVQDQVRQLVMRDKYLELLNKAKASAKIEITDETLRKGYDQANKQPEPGSDPVAPAPKQ from the coding sequence ATGTTGAGCACCAACAAACTTGCCGTACTGGCGTTTGCAACTTTTGTTGCGCTCCAGGCCCCGGCCTATGCCGATGACGCCGTCATCGCCAAGGTCGGCACGCTGGAGATTCACCAGTCGGAACTCGACCTCGCCGTCGCCAATCTCGACCCGCAACTGGCGCAGCTTCCCGATGACCAAAAGAAGGTCGCAGCCCTTTCCGCCGCCATCGACGTGAAGCTGCTCGCCGCCGACGCTGCGGCCGAGAAGCTCGATCAGACCGACGAATTCAAGAAGCGCATGCAGTATCTCACCGACCGCGAGCTGCACAACGCCTACTTCAAGAAGCATGTCGTCGACATCGTGACGCCTGAAGAAGTCAAGGCTCGCTACGACAAGGAAGTCGCTGCTCTGCCGAAGCAGGAGGAAGTTCACGCCCGTCATATCCTCGTCAAGACCGAGGACGAAGCCAAGGACATCATCAAGCAGCTCGACGCCGGCAAGGATTTCGCCGAACTCGCCAAGGAAAAGTCCACCGATCCGAACAAGTCGGAAGGCGGCGATCTCGGTTATTTCTCGCGCGGCCGGATGGTCAAGGAATTCGAGGACGCGGCCTTCGCGCTGGAGAAGGGCACCTATTCCAAGACGCCCGTCAAGACCGATTTCGGCTATCACGTCATCAAGGTCGAGGATAAACGCGACGCCGCGCCGCCGCCCTTCGAGCAGGTGCAGGATCAGGTTCGTCAGCTCGTCATGCGCGACAAGTATCTTGAGCTTCTGAATAAGGCGAAGGCCTCCGCCAAGATCGAAATCACCGACGAGACGCTGCGCAAGGGTTACGATCAGGCCAACAAGCAGCCGGAGCCGGGCAGTGATCCCGTCGCGCCGGCGCCGAAGCAGTAA
- the ubiG gene encoding bifunctional 2-polyprenyl-6-hydroxyphenol methylase/3-demethylubiquinol 3-O-methyltransferase UbiG: MTETARSTIDQTEVDRFSAMAAEWWSPTGKFKPLHKFNPVRLTYIRDKACENFGRDPKSARPLDGLRVLDIGCGGGLLSEPVARMGASVTGADPSEKNIGIASTHARASGVSVDYRAVTAEELADAGETFDIVLNMEVVEHVADVEFFMTTCAKMVRPGGLIFVATINRTMKAAALAIFAAENILRWLPRGTHQYEKLVRPEELEKPLAASGLEITDRTGVFFNPLSNQWNLSKDMDVNYMLLARRGA, translated from the coding sequence ATGACGGAAACCGCCAGAAGCACGATCGACCAGACCGAGGTGGACCGCTTCTCGGCAATGGCGGCGGAATGGTGGAGCCCGACCGGCAAGTTCAAGCCGCTGCACAAATTCAACCCCGTCCGCCTCACCTATATAAGAGACAAGGCCTGCGAGAATTTCGGCCGTGATCCGAAAAGCGCCCGCCCGCTCGACGGCCTGCGCGTACTCGATATCGGCTGCGGCGGCGGTCTGTTGTCTGAACCGGTCGCCCGCATGGGCGCCTCAGTCACCGGCGCCGATCCGTCCGAGAAGAATATCGGCATCGCCTCGACCCATGCCAGGGCTTCCGGCGTTTCGGTCGATTATCGCGCCGTCACCGCCGAGGAGCTGGCAGACGCCGGCGAAACTTTCGACATCGTTTTAAACATGGAAGTGGTCGAACACGTCGCCGACGTCGAGTTCTTCATGACCACCTGCGCGAAAATGGTCCGCCCCGGCGGCCTGATCTTCGTTGCCACCATCAACCGCACCATGAAGGCGGCAGCGCTTGCCATCTTCGCTGCCGAGAACATCTTACGCTGGCTGCCGCGCGGCACCCACCAGTATGAAAAACTGGTGCGCCCGGAAGAGCTGGAAAAGCCATTGGCGGCAAGCGGGCTCGAAATCACCGACCGCACCGGCGTCTTCTTCAATCCGCTGTCGAACCAGTGGAACCTGTCCAAGGATATGGACGTGAACTATATGCTGCTGGCCAGGCGCGGGGCGTAA
- the grxC gene encoding glutaredoxin 3, which yields MIPVTIYTRQFCGFCTRAKSLLEEKGVDYVEHDATYSPDLRREMIGKSNGRTTFPQIFIGADHVGGCDDLFALDRAGKLDTMLAA from the coding sequence ATGATACCCGTCACCATCTATACGCGGCAGTTCTGCGGTTTTTGCACCCGCGCCAAGTCCCTTCTCGAAGAAAAGGGTGTCGACTACGTCGAGCACGATGCGACATATTCACCGGACCTTCGCCGAGAGATGATCGGCAAGTCGAACGGGCGTACCACCTTCCCGCAGATATTCATCGGCGCCGATCATGTCGGCGGTTGCGACGATCTGTTTGCGCTCGATCGGGCCGGCAAGCTCGATACGATGCTGGCGGCTTGA